A region from the Triplophysa rosa linkage group LG4, Trosa_1v2, whole genome shotgun sequence genome encodes:
- the LOC130553219 gene encoding C-type lectin domain family 4 member M-like isoform X1: protein MEMDRVQPDIKYEYCDRPGADQDRNENFYGDEKTPSQLGSSIKATVQNYRSRCFVLSAAGLGLICVFSILVLQIQMKAERDVKSSQKNMLQEFNETINLLQVSYSRLTTEKDQLQNDCRTDKELKLSYMNKVEELNKTVNDMQDSYSRLTTEKDQLQNDCRTDKELKLSYMNKVEELNKTLNDMQDSYSRLTTEKDQLQNWFNSIEAELKKRNSEKGYRFIDDKKSWTESRQFCRDRGGDLVVINSVEEQRYISSVVKEVVWIGLSDIDNEGVMKWVDNSPLNKRFWGQGEPNDDRGNEDCVELSPEKPTEKNWNDIPCSEKRKWICEN, encoded by the exons ATGGAAATGGACAGAGTTCAGCCAGACATCAAATACGAGTACTGCGACAGACCAGGAGCAGATCAAGACAGGAATGAAAACTTTTATGGCGATGAGAAAACGCCATCACAGCTCGGGAGCAGCATCAAAGCCACGGTTCAGAATTACA GAAGTAGATGTTTCGTGTTGAGCGCCGCGGGTCTCGGACTCATCTGCGTTTTCTCCATTCTAGTGCTGCAAATCCAGATGAAAGCGGAGAGAGACGTGAAGTCGAGTCAGAAGAACATGCTTCAAGAATTTAACGAAACTATAAACCTGTTGCAGGTCAGTTATAGTCGACTAACAACTGAGAAAGATCAACTCCAGAACGACTGCAGAACAGACAAAGAATTAAAACTGAGTTACATGAACAAAGTCGAAGAATTGAACAAAACCGTAAACGACATGCAGGACAGTTACAGTCGACTAACAACAGAGAAAGATCAACTCCAGAACGACTGCAGAACAGACAAAGAATTAAAACTGAGTTACATGAACAAAGTCGAAGAATTGAACAAAACCTTAAACGACATGCAGGACAGTTACAGTCGACTAACAACAGAGAAAGATCAACTCCAGAACTGGTTCAACTCCATCGAGGCCGAACTGAAGAAGAGGAACTCTGAAAAAG GATACCGCTTCATCGATGACAAGAAGAGCTGGACTGAGAGCAGACAGTTCTGCAGGGATCGTGGTGGAGATCTGGTTGTTATCAACAGTGTCGAGGAGCAG agaTACATATCTTCAGTTGTCAAGGAAGTTGTGTGGATTGGTTTGTCTGATATAGACAATGAGGGGGTCATGAAATGGGTGGATAACTCGCCACTAAATAAGCG GTTTTGGGGGCAAGGTGAACCGAATGACGACCGTGGAAATGAGGACTGTGTCGAACTGAGTCCTGAAAAACCCACTGAGAAGAACTGGAATGATATTCCGTGTTCAGAGAAAAGAAAATGGATTTGTGAGAATTAG
- the LOC130553219 gene encoding C-type lectin domain family 4 member M-like isoform X2, producing MEMDRVQPDIKYEYCDRPGADQDRNENFYGDEKTPSQLGSSIKATVQNYRSRCFVLSAAGLGLICVFSILVLQIQMKAERDVKSSQKNMLQEFNETINLLQVSYSRLTTEKDQLQNDCRTDKELKLSYMNKVEELNKTVNDMQDSYSRLTTEKDQLQNDCRTDKELKLSYMNKVEELNKTLNDMQDSYSRLTTEKDQLQNWFNSIEAELKKRNSEKGYRFIDDKKSWTESRQFCRDRGGDLVVINSVEEQRYISSVVKEVVWIGLSDIDNEGVMKWVDNSPLNKRFWGQGEPNDDRGNEDCVELSPEKPTEKNWNDIPCSEKRKWI from the exons ATGGAAATGGACAGAGTTCAGCCAGACATCAAATACGAGTACTGCGACAGACCAGGAGCAGATCAAGACAGGAATGAAAACTTTTATGGCGATGAGAAAACGCCATCACAGCTCGGGAGCAGCATCAAAGCCACGGTTCAGAATTACA GAAGTAGATGTTTCGTGTTGAGCGCCGCGGGTCTCGGACTCATCTGCGTTTTCTCCATTCTAGTGCTGCAAATCCAGATGAAAGCGGAGAGAGACGTGAAGTCGAGTCAGAAGAACATGCTTCAAGAATTTAACGAAACTATAAACCTGTTGCAGGTCAGTTATAGTCGACTAACAACTGAGAAAGATCAACTCCAGAACGACTGCAGAACAGACAAAGAATTAAAACTGAGTTACATGAACAAAGTCGAAGAATTGAACAAAACCGTAAACGACATGCAGGACAGTTACAGTCGACTAACAACAGAGAAAGATCAACTCCAGAACGACTGCAGAACAGACAAAGAATTAAAACTGAGTTACATGAACAAAGTCGAAGAATTGAACAAAACCTTAAACGACATGCAGGACAGTTACAGTCGACTAACAACAGAGAAAGATCAACTCCAGAACTGGTTCAACTCCATCGAGGCCGAACTGAAGAAGAGGAACTCTGAAAAAG GATACCGCTTCATCGATGACAAGAAGAGCTGGACTGAGAGCAGACAGTTCTGCAGGGATCGTGGTGGAGATCTGGTTGTTATCAACAGTGTCGAGGAGCAG agaTACATATCTTCAGTTGTCAAGGAAGTTGTGTGGATTGGTTTGTCTGATATAGACAATGAGGGGGTCATGAAATGGGTGGATAACTCGCCACTAAATAAGCG GTTTTGGGGGCAAGGTGAACCGAATGACGACCGTGGAAATGAGGACTGTGTCGAACTGAGTCCTGAAAAACCCACTGAGAAGAACTGGAATGATATTCCGTGTTCAGAGAAAAGAAAATGGATTT